The Ralstonia pickettii DTP0602 genome segment GCCTTGGGGTTGGCGCGATAGTCGTCCTGCATCGTGCTGGCCTGGTATTGCGGCAGGCGGTCGGCAGGCCGCTCGGGATCGATGCTGATAGGCTCGAGCGTGCCGTCGTGCGGCACGCCGCGCACGTCGCTGGCCGTTGCCGGGACCGCCGCGCTGGCTTCGGCCTGCGCCTCGGGCTGGGCACCGCCGACGTCATCACGCCGATCATTGCCGGCAAACCACAACATGCCAAGCACAGCTACGGCAACGATGGCAACGAGGATTTGCTGGGTACGGTTCAACATCTGGAGATCCTGCCTGGGTGAAATGCGAAAGTCGGAAGCGGATTATGCCTCGCGCCGGCCGCAGAAGCGTTCGATTGCCGCCACGGCATTGTCCACGCCGCGCTCGGCGGCGATCGCGCGGCCCAGCGTGGCGGCCTTCTCGCGCGTGGCGGCCTGCTCGGTAAAGCCGATCATCGACGCCAGCCGCACCGCGTCGATCTTGTGCCCTTCGACATAGCGCGGCGCCACGCCCAGCGCCGCCAGACGGCCCGCCCAGAAGAACTGGTCGCCGGCAAACGGCAGCACGATCGACGGCACGCCCGCCGCCGCCGCCGCATGCGTGGTGCCCGCGCCGCCATGGTGGATCGCCGCCGACACGCGCGGCAGCAGCCAGTCGTGCGGCGTGGCGCCGATCACGTGGAAGCTGGCCGGCAGCGCGGACACGTCGATGCCGCTCCAGCCCGGATAGAACAACGCGCGCCGGCCATCGACCGCCTGCACCAGCGCCGTCACCACCTTCTGCCGGTCAAAACCCGCCATGCTGCCGAAGCCGATATACAGCGGCGGCTCGCCGGCAGCGAGGAAGTCCTGCAATGGCGCAGCCGGCTGCCAGTCGTGCTGCGGCGGCATGGTCCATGCGCCGCTCACCAGCCAGTCGGCATGCCAGTCCTGCGGGCGCGGCACCAGGTGCGGCGAGATCGCGTACAGCGTGGGGAAATCGCGCCACATCGCCTTGCGCGGCGGCACGCCGAACAGCTTGCCGCGCGCGGCGTTGGTGGCGGTACGGAACATGCGCCACAGCACGTGGTTGATGACGTGATGGCTGGCGCGGTTGGCCCACCCCGGCATCCTGAACGGCGGCAACAGCGCGGACGGGAAGGCGCGCGTCGGCGAGATCGGGAACATGGCCGCGGCGATCACAGGCTTGCCCAGTTGCTCGGCCACCGCGAGCGCCACGTAGCCCGTCAGGCCCGAGAACACGATGGCGTCGGCATCGCGCGCGGCCTCGGCCAGTTGCGCCATCCACGCCTCGGTGTTGTCCTCGGCAATACGCGCAAACGCGCGCGTGGCCTCGGCCACATTGCCGCCTTCAGTCATCAGCTTGTGCAGCGCGCCACCCGGCGCCAGCGTCTGCTGGATATCGCCCGCCATCGGCGCGAACGCCAGCCCATGTTCGGCGGCCAATGCCGCAGCCGAGCGCTCGCCCAGCATCAGCATGTCATGGCCGGCATCGCGCAGGCCCAGGCCCAGCGCAACGATCGGGCGGCAGTCGCCCTGGGTACCGAAGGTGATGAGGATCAGGCGCATCGAGAGGGGGCGCCGCAAGCGGCCGGCGCCTGGCATGAGGAGGCGGCCTGCAGTTTACCTGCTGCCGGCGGGGTGCGTGCCGCAGCATGGTGCCGCGCGGCCGCACTCACTTGCCGATGCAGAAGCGCGTGAAGATCGTACCCAGCAGGTCGTCGCTGGTGAACTCACCCGTAATGCTGTTCAGGCACTCCTGCGTCAGCCGCAGCTCCTCCGCGAACAGATCCAGCGCCTGCGCCTGGTGCTCGGCCTGCTCCGCCGCGATATCGAGATGCGACTGCGCACTGCGCAGCGCCGTCAGGTGCCGTTCGCGCGCAAGGAAGGTGCCTTCATTTCCGGACTGCCAGCCGACCAGCCGCAGCAGTTCGCGGCGCAGCAACTCGATGCCGGCGCCGGTGCGCGCTGAGATCCAGATCTCGGTCGGGTTGGGTCCATTGGCGGCGACCACATGGGGCCGGTTGCCGCCGAACATCATGCCACCCACCGCCGGGGCCTTGTCGATCTTGTTGACCACGCGCACGATCGGCGAGCCCGGCGGCAGCTGGCCGCTGAGCTGGTCGTCGATGGCGTCGTCGATCTCGGACAAGCCGTGGCGCAGGTAGTCGGTGGCATCCACCAGGTGCAGCACGACGTCGGCGCGGCGGATTGCGTCCCAGGTACGCTCGATGCCGATGCGCTCGACTTCGTCGGAGGCTTGCTCGCGCAGGCCGGCGGTGTCGATGATATGCAGCGGGATGCCGTCGATCTGGATGGTCTCGCGCACGCGGTCGCGCGTGGTGCCGGCGATCGGCGTGACGATGGCGAGTTCGGCGCCAGCCAGCGCGTTGAGCAGCGACGACTTGCCGACGTTCGGCTGGCCCGCCAGCACTACCGACAGCCCCTCGCGCAGCAGCGCGCCCTGGCGCGCCTGCGCCAGCACGGCGCCGAGTTCATTGCGGATGGTGGCGAGCTGCCCGCGCGCGTCGGACTGCTCCAGGAAATCGATCTCTTCCTCGGGGAAGTCCAGCGTGGCTTCCACCAGCATGCGCAGGTGGATGACCTTATCCACAAGCTTGCGGATCGCATTGGAGAACTCGCCCTCCATCGAACGCGCCGCCGAGCGCGCCGCGGCCTCGGTGCTGGCTTCGATCAGGTCGGCCACGGCCTCGGCCTGGGCCAGGTCGAGCTTGTCGTTGAGGAAGGCGCGGCGCGTGAACTCGCCCGGCTCGGCCAGGCGAAGGCCGATGCCGTCGCCGGCCTGCAGGCAGCGCGTCAGCAGTATCTGCATCACCACCGGGCCGCCGTGGCCCTGCAGCTCGAGCACTTCCTCGCCGGTATAGGAGTTCGGTGCCGGGAAGTACAGCGCCAGCCCGTGGTCGATGACCTTGCCATGGGCGTCGAGGAACGGCAGGTAGGTGGCGTGGCGCGGCTTGAGCGCCTGGCCGCAGACGGCGCGCATCACGGGGCCGACATCGGGGCCCGACACCCGCACCACGCCGATGCCGCCGCGTCCGGGCGCGGTGGCGATGGCGGCAATGGGAACCTGGGGAGCAGTCATGGCGGTATTGTCGCAGATCGGGTGCGGTTGGCGTGGCGCGGTGTGGCGTCAGCGGCGCGCGGTGGATTGGCCGCCGTGGCTGGCGGGGCGTCAGCTTGCGCCGGGCAACTGCAGCGGCGCTTCATCGGAAAGCGTTTGCACTTGCAGGCAATCGGCCATCAGCCGGCGCGCGACCATGGCATCGACAAAGCTGCCGAGCTTTGTCTGCCGTTTCACCAGCTTGCGGTGCAGGCGTTTGGTGATGCGCGACGGCAGTACCGGCTCGAACGCCTCGATCGTATAGCGCAGCCGCTTGCCGGCGATGCGCTGGGCATGCACCGCGCGCGCATCGCCGCTGCGTGCGGCCCGGGCCAGCTTGCGCAGGCTCTGGCGTCCGCGGCGCACGCGCTTGCGCGCAAACGGCCCGAGGCGATCGCCGCTGTCTTTGCGTGCCTTGGCCGCCAGATGCCCCAAATGCGCGAGATCGCGATGCAGCGAGGGCAGCGGCCAGTCACGGTAGCCGGCCAGCGTTGCCAGCATGGCTTCGCGCGCGGCGTCACGGCGCTCGGCGGCGGTGTCGGCCACGGCCGCCAGGACCGGTTCGTCCGGCTCCAGCTCGCGCGCCGGGGCGATGGTCTCGGCCAGGAACACGTCCCAGTCGCGCACCTCGCTGGTGGCGCGGGCCAGCGCGCGCAGGTCGCGCTTCCAGCGCTCGCGCTCCGGCCGTGGCAGCGCTGGCCCCAGCGCCCACACCACCGCGCGCGCATGGCGCAGCGACACGCGTAGTTCGTGCAGGTCTTCCGGATCGTCGCGGCGCGTCAACTGGTCCAGGCACGCGTCGATGCGCGCCAGGCTCGCTTCGGTCAGCGCGGCAAAGGCAGCGGCAGGCCGCATCTTGCGGCGCAGTGCGGGACGTTTGGCGTCGGCGGTCATGGCGGTCTTCATGCGGTCAGGCGCGCACGCGGGACGCAGATGCTTCCAGTGTAGGTGACAGCACGCGGCAGTGCGGTCATGTGGCGTACAAGGCGCATTTGCGGTTGACAGCGCTGCTCCTTCGCGTTGCAATGCGCACACCGCCTGGTGATGCAGTGACCGTACGAGGAACAGCCATGACCACAGAACAGGAGCGACTCCTGCTGCGCGATACCGTCGAGGCCGGCTTCCGCCAGGCCGCGTTCGTCAACGACATCGGCATCGCGCTGGCGGACTGCGGCCCCGGCTGGTGCGAATCGATGCTGGCCATCACGCCACGCCACCTGCAGCAAGGCGGCATCGTCCATGCGGGCGTGCAGGCCACCATGGCCGACCACACCGCGGGCGCGGCGGCGTCCACCATCCTCGAGGCCGGCCAGCATGTGGTCACCGCGGAATTCAAGATCAACCTGCTCAGGGCCGTGCGCAGCGACCGGCTGCGCTGCCGCGCCGACGTGCTCAAGTCCGGCCGCTCGATCATCGTGGTGGAGGCGGATGTGTTCGCCGACGTCCATGGCGAATCCGTGCTGGTCAGTCGCCTCAACGCGACCATGAGCGTGCTGGACCTGGCCTGAGCGCCAATCTTTGAAGGGAAGCGAGCCATGATCGACCATACCGGCGTGAACGTCAGCGACTACGGCAAGAGCCGCGCCTTCTACCTGGCGGCGCTGGGCGCCATCGGCTACGGCATCGTCAAGGAATTCCCGGCCAGCGTCACGGGCAGCACGGACGTGGCGGGCTTCGGGCCGCCGGGCAAGCCCGATTTCTGGGTCATCCGCGGCACACCCAACCAGCCGCCGATACATGTCGCGTTCCGCGTGGACAGCCGCGAGGCAGTCGATGCGTTCTATCGCGCGGCGATTGCCGCGGGCGGGCGCGACAACGGCGGGCCCGGCATCCGGGCGCACTATCACCCGGACTACTACGGTGCCTTCGTGCTGGACCCGGACGGGCACAACATCGAGGCGGTGTGCCACAAGCCGGGCTGATCCCCGGCGACCCAGGTTTGCGCGACAAGCTCAGCGCGTCGCCACGATAAACAACCGCGGGAACGGCAGCAGCACCGATCCGTCCGCCAGCGGCGGATAGGCCTTGGCGATCTCAGCCTCATAGCGCGCCAGGTACGCGGCGCGCTCGGCCTCATCGAGCGGCTGCAGGAACGGCCGCAGGCCGCTGCCCTTGAACCACTCCACCACCGCGGCCGGGCCGCCGGCCAGCGGATGATGGTACGTGGTCAGCCATACGTCCACGCGCTGGCACAGGGGACGCAGCAACTCGTAGTACCACTGCGCAGAAGCGCGTTCGGCGCGCGCCTTGCTGGCGCCGGCAAGCTTGTCGGCCCACGGGCCTTCCGCCGCCACCTGGCGCATCAGCCGGTGCGCGGGTTCCTCTAGGTTGTCAGGCATCTGCACGGCCAGCGTGCCGCCGGGGGAAAGCTTCGATACCAGCGCCGGGAACAGCCCGGCGTGGTCGGGCAGCCATTGCAGCACGGCATTGGCCAGGATCACGTCATAAGGCCCGGCCTCGTCCCAGGCGCCGATATCCGCCACGCGGAACTGCACATCGGGCAAACGCTTGCGCGCCGCCTCGACCATGTCGTCCGAACTGTCCAGCCCGGTCACCGACGCACCCTCATAGCGCGCCAACAGCACCTCGGTGGAGTTGCCCGGCCCGCAGCCGATATCCACCGCGCTGCGCACGATTTCGTTGGGAATGGCGGCGACCAGGTCGCGGACCGGTCGGGTGCGTTCGTCTTCGAAGGCGACGTATTGGCGGGCGGACCAGCTCATCGGGAATCTCCTGAATAAGGCGTATGCAGCGTCGGTACAGCCCGAAAGCATACGCCCGCTGCAAACAAAAAGCCCGGCATCGCTGCCGGGCTTCATGGTTACCGCATGGTCCTGTAACCAGAATCAGCTCTTGGCCACCACCGCCGCCTTGCCCTTGCCGAGCATGCGGTTGATCTGCCATTGCTGGGCGATCGACAGGATGTTGTTCACCACCCAGTACAGCACCAGGCCGGCCGGGAAGAAGAAGAACATCACCGAGAACACCAGCGGCATGATCGTCATGACCTTGGCCTGCACGGGGTCCGGCGGG includes the following:
- a CDS encoding phenylacetic acid degradation protein PaaI; protein product: MTTEQERLLLRDTVEAGFRQAAFVNDIGIALADCGPGWCESMLAITPRHLQQGGIVHAGVQATMADHTAGAAASTILEAGQHVVTAEFKINLLRAVRSDRLRCRADVLKSGRSIIVVEADVFADVHGESVLVSRLNATMSVLDLA
- a CDS encoding trans-aconitate 2-methyltransferase (K00598: tam; trans-aconitate 2-methyltransferase [EC:2.1.1.144]), translated to MSWSARQYVAFEDERTRPVRDLVAAIPNEIVRSAVDIGCGPGNSTEVLLARYEGASVTGLDSSDDMVEAARKRLPDVQFRVADIGAWDEAGPYDVILANAVLQWLPDHAGLFPALVSKLSPGGTLAVQMPDNLEEPAHRLMRQVAAEGPWADKLAGASKARAERASAQWYYELLRPLCQRVDVWLTTYHHPLAGGPAAVVEWFKGSGLRPFLQPLDEAERAAYLARYEAEIAKAYPPLADGSVLLPFPRLFIVATR
- a CDS encoding tRNA modification GTPase TrmE (K03650: mnmE, trmE, MSS1; tRNA modification GTPase [EC:3.6.-.-]), whose product is MTAPQVPIAAIATAPGRGGIGVVRVSGPDVGPVMRAVCGQALKPRHATYLPFLDAHGKVIDHGLALYFPAPNSYTGEEVLELQGHGGPVVMQILLTRCLQAGDGIGLRLAEPGEFTRRAFLNDKLDLAQAEAVADLIEASTEAAARSAARSMEGEFSNAIRKLVDKVIHLRMLVEATLDFPEEEIDFLEQSDARGQLATIRNELGAVLAQARQGALLREGLSVVLAGQPNVGKSSLLNALAGAELAIVTPIAGTTRDRVRETIQIDGIPLHIIDTAGLREQASDEVERIGIERTWDAIRRADVVLHLVDATDYLRHGLSEIDDAIDDQLSGQLPPGSPIVRVVNKIDKAPAVGGMMFGGNRPHVVAANGPNPTEIWISARTGAGIELLRRELLRLVGWQSGNEGTFLARERHLTALRSAQSHLDIAAEQAEHQAQALDLFAEELRLTQECLNSITGEFTSDDLLGTIFTRFCIGK
- a CDS encoding glycosyl transferase; the protein is MRLILITFGTQGDCRPIVALGLGLRDAGHDMLMLGERSAAALAAEHGLAFAPMAGDIQQTLAPGGALHKLMTEGGNVAEATRAFARIAEDNTEAWMAQLAEAARDADAIVFSGLTGYVALAVAEQLGKPVIAAAMFPISPTRAFPSALLPPFRMPGWANRASHHVINHVLWRMFRTATNAARGKLFGVPPRKAMWRDFPTLYAISPHLVPRPQDWHADWLVSGAWTMPPQHDWQPAAPLQDFLAAGEPPLYIGFGSMAGFDRQKVVTALVQAVDGRRALFYPGWSGIDVSALPASFHVIGATPHDWLLPRVSAAIHHGGAGTTHAAAAAGVPSIVLPFAGDQFFWAGRLAALGVAPRYVEGHKIDAVRLASMIGFTEQAATREKAATLGRAIAAERGVDNAVAAIERFCGRREA
- a CDS encoding glyoxalase, whose amino-acid sequence is MIDHTGVNVSDYGKSRAFYLAALGAIGYGIVKEFPASVTGSTDVAGFGPPGKPDFWVIRGTPNQPPIHVAFRVDSREAVDAFYRAAIAAGGRDNGGPGIRAHYHPDYYGAFVLDPDGHNIEAVCHKPG